The following are encoded together in the Pirellulales bacterium genome:
- a CDS encoding GTP-binding protein — protein MPGYAENWLTRRAKLTQATVSAVLTPLGRGAVATIGVAGPNAAACVDQYFSAANGLSLERQPLHAIRYGRWQSTGLAQTSQERRDAQLPQSTPSAEDLVICRFPTHVELHCHGGTAAVQAIMANLQAAGAMHITGREWIDLHSPSCLEAAIQAALGESVSETAVLAILAQESLWREELASWITLLDQCGPLVAPLADMRELSQRLKFLHNRLHELSQTARWAKHWTTSWRVTLAGPPNAGKSMLLNSLLGYQRAIVSDMPGTTRDMVTGTIVWCDWRIELRDTAGLRAAEDEIEQAGIARTASALQQADCVVAVMDLSEPQELWPLTSLRRICQSVKSVVLAANKCDLIPDRSAQQRILAEVRDFAAQAAHPFNAPTVILTSARDGQGCAELLDCVCRQLCPVGSGFHGIGLFNPDLAEDLAVWSGMLGQVDHDLKKDELVMPNSPALLAVEEQLRIVRGEISAWLMGGGNFPGTSEQMIT, from the coding sequence ATGCCCGGATATGCTGAAAACTGGCTGACCCGGCGAGCTAAGCTGACGCAAGCGACCGTTTCCGCGGTGTTAACGCCGCTGGGGCGTGGGGCGGTGGCCACAATTGGCGTGGCCGGACCAAATGCCGCGGCTTGCGTGGATCAATATTTTTCCGCGGCCAATGGTCTATCCCTGGAACGGCAGCCTTTGCATGCCATTCGCTACGGTCGCTGGCAATCAACAGGGCTCGCCCAGACTTCGCAAGAGCGGCGGGACGCACAATTGCCGCAAAGTACCCCCAGTGCCGAGGATTTGGTTATCTGCCGCTTTCCCACCCATGTGGAACTGCATTGTCACGGGGGGACGGCCGCAGTGCAGGCGATCATGGCCAATTTGCAAGCAGCGGGTGCCATGCATATTACCGGTCGGGAATGGATCGATTTACACTCGCCATCTTGCCTGGAGGCCGCCATCCAAGCGGCACTTGGGGAGAGTGTGAGCGAGACCGCGGTGCTGGCCATTTTGGCGCAAGAGTCGTTGTGGCGGGAAGAATTAGCTAGTTGGATCACGTTGCTTGACCAATGCGGGCCCCTTGTCGCGCCTTTGGCAGACATGCGGGAGTTATCGCAGCGGCTAAAATTTTTGCACAATCGCCTGCATGAACTATCCCAAACCGCCCGCTGGGCAAAACACTGGACGACTTCTTGGCGGGTGACGCTGGCCGGACCGCCAAACGCCGGAAAAAGCATGCTACTCAATTCACTCTTGGGTTATCAGCGGGCGATTGTCTCCGACATGCCCGGCACGACGCGCGATATGGTTACCGGGACGATCGTGTGGTGTGATTGGCGGATCGAATTGCGCGACACCGCGGGCCTGCGCGCCGCGGAGGATGAAATAGAACAAGCTGGTATCGCGCGCACGGCCTCCGCGCTGCAACAGGCGGATTGCGTGGTGGCGGTCATGGATCTAAGCGAGCCTCAGGAGCTTTGGCCGTTGACTTCCCTCCGGCGGATTTGCCAATCGGTAAAATCAGTGGTGCTAGCCGCGAACAAGTGCGATTTAATTCCCGATCGATCGGCTCAACAGCGGATTCTTGCGGAGGTTCGCGATTTTGCCGCCCAAGCGGCTCATCCCTTCAATGCCCCGACGGTGATTTTAACCAGTGCCCGGGATGGCCAGGGGTGCGCCGAGTTGCTGGATTGTGTCTGTAGGCAGTTGTGTCCAGTAGGGAGCGGCTTCCACGGGATCGGGTTATTTAACCCGGATCTGGCGGAGGATCTGGCGGTTTGGTCAGGGATGTTGGGGCAGGTTGACCACGATTTGAAAAAGGATGAATTGGTAATGCCAAATAGCCCCGCGCTCCTGGCGGTGGAAGAACAGTTGCGGATTGTCCGGGGGGAAATCTCGGCTTGGTTGATGGGCGGGGGGAATTTCCCAGGAACTAGCGAACAGATGATTACGTAG